Proteins found in one Pocillopora verrucosa isolate sample1 chromosome 12, ASM3666991v2, whole genome shotgun sequence genomic segment:
- the LOC131788269 gene encoding melanocyte-stimulating hormone receptor-like, whose protein sequence is MMAATNSTGDGTQMKTFEELVCSSSSEGELRQYSLRLSAVIIFFSLTAFLGNALIVVALHKVSSLHPPSKLLYRCLATSDLLVGLIGQPLTATLWMSVVFEQWRLCRFAWVAASITGYGLSFISLLTLAAMSVDRLLALLLGLRYRQIVTLKRTYIIVVALWIVTVVATLCEALGSHIAPWFGRIVIPCCLLISIASYAKIFLVLSHRQAQVQHHVQQQPSQPNALNMARYKKAVYSALWVQLMLLACYVPVSLVGIVMAHRKGNSSHLVVALGIANTLVYFNSTLNPFLYCWKISEVRRAVKQTIRQALCCPRG, encoded by the coding sequence ATGATGGCGGCAACAAATTCAACGGGAGATGGAACGCAgatgaaaacatttgaagaacttGTATGTTCCTCTTCTTCGGAGGGCGAATTGCGACAATACTCCTTGCGTCTGTCAGCagtcatcattttcttttcccttacagcatttcttgggaatgcCCTGATCGTCGTAGCACTTCACAAGGTGTCTTCCCTCCACCCGCCGTCCAAACTCCTGTACCGTTGTCTGGCAACGAgtgatctgttggttggtcttatAGGCCAGCCTCTCACTGCTACTCTTTGGATGTCGGTTGTTTTCGAACAGTGGAGACTTTGTCGATTCGCATGGGTAGCAGCCTCCATTACAGGTTATGGATTatcttttatatctttgttgACACTGGCAGCCAtgagcgtggacagacttctcgccctgttgttggggctgagatatagacaaattgtaactttgaagcgcacatATATCATTGTCGTTGCTCTTTGGATTGTAACCGTTGTCGCTACTCTATGCGAGGCGTTAGGCTCTCATATAGCGCCCTGGTTCGGTCGAATTGTCATCCCATGTTGCCTATTAATCTCGATTGCTTCATATGCAAAGATTTTCCTCGTTCTTAGTCATCGTCAAGCTCAAGTACAAcatcatgttcaacaacagccgagccaaccaaatgcactgaacatggcgcgatacaaaaaggcagtgtacagtgcactgtgggtgcagttaatGTTGCTTGCTTGTTATGTGCCTGTGAGTTTGGTGGGAATTGTGATGGCTCATAGAAAAGGAAATTCATCGCATTTAGTGGTCGCTCTTGGAATAGCGAATACCCTGGTTTATTTCAACTCGACTTTAAATCcttttctttactgctggaagattagtgaagtaAGAAGAGCAGttaagcagacaatcagacaagcgCTTTGCTGTCCACGGGGTTAG
- the LOC131791492 gene encoding tetratricopeptide repeat protein 28-like, which produces MEEKDPISHDRGSASSGDVKKVIDLYNRGEKAIEYHNLHLKIAKKVGDKHGEGVAYSNLGNAYHRLGDFKKAIQYHNLHLKIAKEVGDKHGEGNAYGNLAIDYHNLHLKIAKEVGDKHGEGNAYGNLGNAYFSLGDLKKSIEYHNLHLKIAKEVGDKHGEGGTYGNLGNAYGRLGDFKKAIEYHNLNLKIAKEVGDKHGEGNAYGSLGNAYHSLGDLKKAIEYHNLHLIVAKEVGDKHGEGFAYGNLGNAYFSLGDLKKAIEYYNLHLKIAKEVGDKHGEGCAYGNLGNAYFSLGDFKIAIEYHNLHLKIAKEVGDKHGEGGAYGNHGNAYFSLGDLKKAIEYYNLNLKIAKEVGDKHGEGVAYGDLGNAHGRLGDFKKAIEYHNLHLIVAKEVGDKSMEATAYYSLGLVFELQGGLPKAVEHYQASINLFNSLRVLLISKDEWKVNFRNQHRVAYTGLWRVLVEQGNVDEALFVAEKGRAQALTDLMESSFCCGTSHHKGEDEDCAVLKNVPSNTVFQAVDEANVHLWVVSEGKQIQLRQSKLKGFVSENSGSSLSFEAFMLGVYTQLGVRSNVRCENRSLDALREGRSKVDEKTKEAKPQPHIQQDGCLSTLYDIVMKPVANLIEGDELLIIPDGPLWIAPYAALKDGNSKYLSESFTIRVAPSLASLRLIADCPDDYHKSSDALLVGDPWVSEVTNSEGKKVLEQLQYAKKEVEMIGKILNITPITGSQATKREVLKRLSSVSLVHFAAHGCMETGEIALTPDPHRISTVPTEEDYILTIGDVLNAQLRAKLVVLSCCHSGRGEIKAEGVVGIARAFMGAGARSIVVSLWAIDDEATLEFMKYFYQQLAGGKPASESLNLAMKSLRESDKFCDIKHWAPFLLIGDDVTLDFMAKRRENLNMKSHK; this is translated from the exons atggaggaaaaagatccaATTAGTCATGACCGCGgtagtgcaagttcaggtgatgtcaagaaagtcatagaTCTCTATAATCGGGGagaaaaagccatagagtaccacaacctacatcttaaaatagctaaaaaagtaggagacaagcatggggagggtgttgcttatagcaatcttggcaatgcttatcatcgtctgggtgatttcaaaaaagccatacaGTACCACAacttacatcttaaaatagctaaagaagtaggagacaagcatggggagggcaacgcttatggcaatcttg CCATAGActaccacaacctacatcttaaaatagctaaagaagtaggagacaagcatggggagggcaacgcttatggcaatcttggcaatgcttattttagtctgggtgatttaaaaaaatccatagagtaccacaacctacatcttaaaatagctaaagaagtaggagacaagcatggggagggtggtacttatggcaatcttggcaatgcttatggccgtctgggtgatttcaaaaaagccatagagtaccacaacctaaatcttaaaatagctaaagaagtaggagacaagcatggggagggtaacgcttatggcagtcttggcaatgcttatcacagtctgggtgatttaaaaaaagccatagagtaccacaacctacatcttatagtagctaaagaagtaggagacaagcatggggagggttttgcttatggcaatcttggcaatgcttattttagtctgggtgatttaaaaaaagccatagagtactacaacctacatcttaaaatagctaaagaagtaggagacaagcatggggagggttgtgcttatggcaatcttggcaatgcttattttagtctgggtgatttcaaaatagccatagagtaccacaacctacatcttaaaatagctaaagaagtaggagacaagcatggggagggtggtgcttatggcaatcatggcaatgcttattttagtctgggtgatttaaaaaaagccatagagtactacaacctaaatcttaaaatagctaaagaagtaggagacaagcatggggagggtgttgcttatggcgATCTTGGCAATGCTCAtggccgtctgggtgatttcaaaaaagccatagagtaccacaacctacatcttatagtagctaaagaagtaggagacaaatcCATGGAGGCAACGGCCTACTATTCATTAGGATTGGTTTTTGAGTTGCAAGGTGGACTGCCAAAAGCCGTTGAACATTACCAAGCTAGCATAAacttattcaattccttgagagtacttctaatatctaaagatgagtggaaagttaattttcgaaatcagcatcGAGTGGCGTAtacgggtttgtggagagttctcgtagaacaaggtaatgtagatgaggccttatttgttgctgagaaaggacgagctcaagctctgaccgacctcatggaatccagtttttgtTGTGGAACAAGTCACCATAAGGGAGAAGATGAAGATtgcgcagttttaaaaaacgttccatcaaacactgtctttcaggcagtggacgAAGCTAACGTCCatctttgggttgtgtccgaaggaaaacaaattcagttaagacaaagtaaactcaaaggttttgtttcagagaatagtggatCTAGCCTGTCCTTTGAGGCTTTCATGCtcggtgtctatacacaacttggtgttcgttctaatgtgagatgcgagaatcgatctttAGATGCTTTGAGGGAGGGCCGTTCgaaagtggatgagaaaaccaaagaagccaaGCCTCAACCTCACATCCAACAAGACGGATGCTTGAGCACTTTGTACGATATCGTTATGAAGCCGGTGGCAAACTTGATTGAAGGGGATGAGCTACTCATTATTcctgatggacccctgtggatcgctccttacgctgcattgaaggatggtaattctaaatacctgaGTGAATCGTTCACAATCCGAGTCGCTCCATCGTTAGcaagtcttagactcattgccgattgcccagatgattatcacaaaagcagtgatgcgttacttgtaggagatccgtgggtaTCCGAGGTTACTAACAGCGAGGGAAAGAAAGTCTTGGAGCAGCTTCAGTATGCTAaaaaagaagtagaaatgatcggaaaaattctgaatatcacgccaatcactggcagtcaggccacgaaacgtgaggtgttgaaaagactcagttccgtttccctagttcactttgcggcacacggatgtatggaaactggcgaaattgctcttacacctgacccaCACCGAATATCTACTGTGCCAACGgaggaggattacattttaacaattggAGATGTGTTGAATGCTCAACTTCGGGCCAAACTTGTTGTGCTTAGTTGCTGCCACAGCGGCCggggcgagatcaaggctgaaggtgtggttggcattgcgcgcgcttttatgggggctggtgctcggtctattgtggtgtccctgtgggcgattgatgacgaggctactctTGAGTTCATGAAATACTTTTATCAACAACTTGCAGGCGGTAAACCAGCAAGCGAGTCACTGAATctggccatgaaaagcctcagagaatcagacAAGTTCTGCGACATCAAACactgggcgccctttttgctgattggagatgacgtcactCTTGACTTCATGgcaaagagaagagaaaatttgaatatgaaatcacataaatga